In a genomic window of Anas acuta chromosome 9, bAnaAcu1.1, whole genome shotgun sequence:
- the EIF4G1 gene encoding eukaryotic translation initiation factor 4 gamma 1 isoform X3, translating into MNKAPQPTGGAPTAPHPAPSPGLPQSTFPPAQTAPVVFNPAPTSQMNTPSQPRQFPAGPRAIHQQGGFRSLQHFYQNRAQPPASASRVQSNTTARPGPPAHVYPAASQVMMIPSQISYTPSQGAYYIPGQGRSTYVVPTQQYPVQPGAPSFYPGASPTEFGTYAGAYYPAQGVQQFPAGVPTAQVIVSQQPPIPPKRERKTIRIRDPNQGGKDITEEIMSGARTSSTPTPPQAGSGLEPQANGETPHVAVIIRPDDRPKPALVVSKPVSLEPSKSASPSPPPPLIPEAEPVVLSDVTLVPMEPPGDADTKVEQGEAPPDPHQTFSAITTVPGAGELPLGPQPDTDTAAAAQEEEEEGVVEVEEEEEEEEEEEEAAVPLPEPTPQAPVPPEVPPAPVSPPLPAVPPVPAAPSPPPVVPQAPEAPAKPASPSPPPPREEPCPEPGAPEPSAEANGVLEELPEPLPEAPVCQPVPGAGAVPVPEPVPVPAPASPVAQPEELPLPNGVEGASKAEPGEEQPESDVSPISEPEEPAQPGTPTSPVAEEEEEESEGPAEAQERSSSPAPAPSQSLEATVQVAVSVPKKKRRMKELNKKEAVGDLLDAFKESQISDSASEAENKPPPAAPARETEDTAPTRPQEESEETWEEKEDKLAPEKGKAGEQKYRYKEEQWKPLNPEEKKRYDREFLLGFQFIFASMQKPEGLPQITDVVLDKPCVPSQANKTPLRALDPIRLSGMNCSPDFTPSFANLGRPVMGNRGLPSGLGPRRSQQSQRKEPRKIIATVSLNEDVKLNKAEKAWKPSSKRASEEEDPENIKTQELLRRVRSILNKLTPQMFQQLMKQVMELSIDTEERLKGVIDLVFEKAISEPNFSVAYANMCRCLMGLKVPTTDKPTVTVNFRKLLLNRCQKEFEKDKDDDEIFEKRQKEMDDASAPEEKARMKDELEEARDKARRRSLGNIKFIGELFKLKMLTEAIMHDCVVKLLKNHDEESLECLCRLLTTIGKDLDFEKAKPRMDQYFNQMEKIIKEKKTSSRIRFMLQDVIDLRQHSWVPRRGDQGPKTIDQIHKEAEMEEHREHIKVQQLMSKDKRRGPPGPSSSSGRSSLVADDGWNTVPISKGNRPIDTSRLTKITKPGSIDSNNQLFAPGGRLSWGKGSSGGSGAKPADSGRPATSTLNRFSALQQSTPADSLESRRVVQRSSSSRDRSEKAGDRGDRESRSEKSGDRLERPERGERGERNRSAVTKRSFSKETEDRSREREKQGGPEAVRKAASMTEERDRSREPVKQEPAAPAASPKPTLSEEELEKKSKAIIEEYLHINDMKEALQCVQELGSPSLLYVFVRNGIESTLERSTISREHMGVLLCHLVKAGTLSKEQYYKGLREILEIAEDMEIDIPHIWLYLAELITPILQEEGIPMEELFREITKPLVPIGKATTLLVEVLGLLCKGMSQKTAGKLWRDGGLSWKEFLPEDQDVNKFVTEQKLEYTMGGDSSDTPSCKELTSEELCKQMDKLLKENPNNQRIYDWIEANLSEEQVSSNMFIRALMTSVCHSAIVFENPYRVDATVIRNRAKLLQKYMRDEQKELQALYALQALVVKLEQPPNLLRMFFDALYDEDVIKEEAFYKWESSKDLSEQQGKGVALKSVTAFFTWLREAEDESDNN; encoded by the exons CAAAGCTCCACAGCCCACAGGAGGAGCCCCGACAGCCCCGCACCCTGCCCCTTCTCCCGGACTTCCACAG TCGACGTTCCCACCCGCTCAGACGGCACCTGTGGTTTTTAACCCGGCACCGACCTCACAAATGAATACGCCTTCCCAGCCGCGACAG TTTCCAGCGGGGCCTCGTGCTATTCACCAGCAG GGCGGATTCAGGTCTCTCCAG catTTCTACCAGAACAGGGCCCAGCCTCCCGCCAGCGCGTCCCGCGTGCAGAGCAACACgacggcccggcccggcccccccgcaCATGTCTATCCAGCCGCGTCCCAGGTGATGATGATCCCCTCCCAGATCTCCTACACGCCTTCCCAAGGAGCCTACTACATCCCCGGACAG GGTCGCTCCACCTACGTCGTCCCGACCCAGCAGTACCCGGTGCAGCCCGGCGCCCCTAGTTTTTACCCTGGAGCCAGCCCCACAGAATTTGGGACTTACG CAGGGGCTTACTACCCGGCACAGGGGGTGCAGCAATTCCCGGCGGGGGTCCCCACTGCCCAGGTCATCGTGAGCCAGCAGCCGCCGATCCCCCCAAAACGAGAACGCAAAACG ATCCGGATACGAGACCCCAACCAAGGCGGCAAAGACATCACTGAAGAAATCATGTCCGGAGCGAGGACCTCATCtacccccacccctccccag GCTGGAAGCGGTTTGGAGCCCCAGGCCAACGGAGAGACCCCTCATGTAGCAGTTATTATCCGGCCAG ATGACCGCCCAAAGCCCGCGCTGGTGGTGAGCAAGCCCGTCTCCCTGGAGCCCAGCAAGTCGGCGTCGCCGtcgcctccccctcccctcatCCCCGAGGCGGAGCCCGTGGTGCTCTCGGACGTGACGCTGGTGCCGATGGAGCCCCCCGGGGATGCGGACACTAAAGTGGAGCAGGGCGAGGCGCCGCCCGACCCGCACCAGACGTTTAGCGCCATCACTACAGTGCCAGGGGCCGGGGAGCTGCCCCTCGGGCCCCAGCCCGACACGGACACGGCGGCCGCGgcgcaggaggaggaggaggaaggggtggtggaggtggaggaggaggaggaggaagaggaggaggaggaagaagccGCCGTTCCCCTCCCGGAGCCCACCCCGCAGGCGCCTGTGCCACCCGAGGTGCCACCGGCACCCGTGTCCCCCCCGCTGCCAGCCGTGCCCCCGGTGCCGGCCGCGCCGTCGCCGCCGCCCGTCGTCCCGCAGGCCCCCGAAGCGCCCGCCAAGCccgcctcccccagccccccgccgccccgggaAGAGCCCTGCCCCGAGCCCGGCGCCCCGGAGCCCTCCGCCGAGGCTAACGGGGTTTTAGAGGAGTTACCCGAACCCCTCCCCGAGGCGCCCGTGTGCCAGCCGGTGCCCGGAGCCGGAGCCGTGCCCGTGCCGGAGCCCGTCCCGGTGCCCGCCCCAGCTTCCCCCGTCGCCCAGCCCGaggagctgcccctgcccaACGGGGTGGAGGGCGCCAGCAAAGCGGAGCCGGGCGAGGAGCAGCCCGAATCGGACGTCAGCCCCATCTCGGAGCCCGAGGAGCCGGCCCAGCCCGGCACCCCCACCTCCCCcgtggcggaggaggaggaggaggagagcgaAGGCCCCGCCGAAGCCCAGGAGCGGAGCTCGAGCCCGGCCCCTGCCCCTTCGCAGAGCTTGGAGGCGACCGTGCAAG TCGCCGTGTCGGTGCCAAAGAAGAAGCGAAGGATGAAGGAGCTGAACAAGAAGGAGGCGGTGGGCGACCTGCTGGATGCCTTCAAGGAG TCGCAGATCAGTGACAGTGCCTCGGAGGCAGAAAACAAgcctccccccgccgcccctgCCCGGGAAACGGAGGACACGGCCCCCACCCGGCCCCAGGAGGAGTCGGAGGAGAcgtgggaagagaaggaggacaAGCTGGCCCCGGAGAAGGGCAAGGCAGGGGAGCAGAAGTACCGCTACAAGGAAG AGCAATGGAAACCCTTGAACCCCGAGGAGAAGAAGCGATACGACCGCGAGTTCCTGCTGGGCTTCCAGTTCATCTTCGCCAGCATGCAGAAACCCGAGGGGCTGCCCCAGATCACCGACGTGGTGCTGGACAAG CCCTGTGTACCTTCGCAGGCCAACAAGACCCCGCTGCGGGCGCTCGACCCCATCCGCCTGAGCGGCATGAACTGCAGCCCCGACTTCACCCCCTCCTTCGCCAACCTCGGCCGGCCCGTCATGGGCAACCGGGGCCTG CCCTCAGGCTTGGGGCCGCGCCGCTCCCAGCAGAGCCAGAGGAAGGAGCCTCGGAAAATCATCGCCACCGTGTCCCTCAACGAGGACGTCAAGCTGAACAAGGCCGAGAAGGCTTGGAAACCCAGCAGCAAGCGCGCCTCCGAGGAGGAGGATCCCGAGAACATCAAGACACAG GAACTGCTCCGCCGCGTCCGCAGCATCCTCAACAAGCTGACGCCCCAGATGTTCCAGCAGCTGATGAAGCAGGTGATGGAGCTGTCCATCGACACCGAGGAGCGGCTCAAGGGCGTCATCGACCTGGTCTTCGAGAAGGCCATCTCGGAGCCAAACTTCTCTGTTGCCTATGCTAACATGTGCCGTTGCCTTATGGGG CTCAAAGTGCCCACGACAGACAAGCCCACGGTGACTGTGAATTTCCGCAAGCTGCTGCTCAACCGCTGCCAGAAGGAGTTCGAGAAGGACAAGGACGACGACGAGATCTTCGAGAAGCGGCAGAAGGAGATGGACGACGCCAGCGCC CCCGAGGAGAAGGCCCGCATGAAGGACGAGCTGGAGGAGGCGCGGGACAAGGCCCGGCGGCGGTCCCTGGGCAACATCAAGTTCATCGGCGAGCTCTTCAAGCTGAAGATGCTGACGGAGGCCATCATGCACGACTGCGTGGTGAAGCTGCTGAAAAACCACGACGAGGAGTCTCTCGAGTGCCTTTGCCGCCTGCTTACCACCATCGGCAAGGACTTGGACTTTGAGAAGGCCAAG cccaggatggACCAGTACTTCAACCAGATGGAGAAGATcatcaaagagaagaaaacatcatCCCGAATCCGTTTTATGCTCCAGGATGTGATCGACCTCAGGCAG cacagctgggtgcCGCGGCGAGGAGACCAGGGCCCCAAAACCATCGACCAGATCCACAAGGAGGCGGAGATGGAGGAGCATCGGGAACACATCAAAGTGCAGCAGCTGATGTCAAAGGACAAGAGGAGGGGACCGCCCGGGCCGTCCTCCAGCA GTGGCCGCAGCAGCCTGGTCGCGGATGACGGCTGGAACACGGTGCCCATCAGCAAGGGCAACCGGCCCATCGACACCAGCCGGCTAACCAAGATCACCAAG CCCGGATCGATCGACTCCAACAACCAGCTCTTTGCGCCGGGCGGGAGGCTGAGCTGGGGCAAAGGCAGCAGCGGGGGGTCGGGTGCCAAGCCGGCCGACTCAG GGCGACCGGCCACCAGTACCTTGAACCGCTTCTCAGCGCTCCAGCAGTCCACCCCTGCCGACAGCCTGGAGTCCCGGCGCGTGGTGCAGAG gagcagctccagccgCGACAGGTCAGAAAAGGCCGGGGACAGAGGGGACCGGGAGTCGCGTTCGGAGAAGAGCGGCGACCGCTTGGAGCGCCCCgagcggggggagcggggcgagAGGAACAGGTCTGCCGTCACCAAGAGGAGCTTCAGCAAGGAGACGGAGGACAGGAGCAGGGAACGGGAGAAGCAGGGCGGCCCCGAGGCCGTGCGCAAGGCTGCTAGCATGACGGAGGAACGGGACCGGAGCCGAGAGCCCG TAAAACAAGAGCCAGCAGCTCCCGCAGCATCGCCCAAGCCCACGCTGTCAgaagaggagctggagaagaaaTCCAAGGCGATCATAGAGGAATATCTGCACATCAATGACATGAAG GAGGCCCTGCAGTGcgtgcaggagctgggcagtCCCTCCTTGCTCTACGTTTTCGTGCGGAACGGCATCGAGTCCACGCTGGAGAGGAGCACGATCTCCCGCGAGCACATGGGCGTGCTGCTGTGCCACCTGGTGAAGGCGGGCACGCTCTCCAAGGAGCAGTACTACAAAGG GCTGCGGGAGATCCTGGAGATCGCCGAGGACATGGAGATCGACATCCCGCACATCTGGCTGTACCTGGCCGAGCTCATCACGCCCAtcctgcaggaggaaggcaTCCCCATGGAGGAGCTGTTCAG GGAGATAACGAAACCCCTGGTGCCCATCGGGAAGGCCACCACGCTGCTGGTCGAGGTGCTGGGCTTGTTGTGCAAGGGCATG AGCCAGAAGACCGCAGGCAAGCTGTGGCGGGATGGGGGCCTGAGCTGGAAGGAATTCCTGCCCGAGGACCAGGACGTCAACAAATTTGTCACAGAGCAG aAATTGGAGTACACGATGGGGGGGGACAGCTCGGACACGCCGAGCTGCAAGGAGCTGACCTCAGAGGAGCTGTGCAAGCAAATGGACAAACTGCTGAAGGAGAACCCGAACAACCAAAGAATATACGACTGGATCGAG GCCAACCTGAGCGAGGAGCAGGTCTCATCCAACATGTTTATCAGGGCCCTGATGACGTCCGTGTGCCATTCAGCCATTGTCT TTGAGAACCCGTACCGCGTCGACGCCACGGTCATCCGCAACCGGGccaagctgctgcagaaatacaTGCGGGACGAGCAGAAGGAGCTCCAGGCCCTCTACGCCCTGCAGGCCTTGGTGGTGAAGCTGGAGCAGCCTCCCA ACCTGCTGCGGATGTTCTTCGATGCCCTCTACGACGAGGACGTGATCAAGGAGGAGGCCTTCTACAAGTGGGAGTCCAGCAAGGACCTGTCggagcagcagggcaagggGGTGGCCCTCAAGTCGGTGACGGCCTTCTTCACCTGGCTGCGGGAAGCCGAGGACGAGTCAGACAACAACTGA
- the EIF4G1 gene encoding eukaryotic translation initiation factor 4 gamma 1 isoform X2, producing MNKAPQPTGGAPTAPHPAPSPGLPQSTFPPAQTAPVVFNPAPTSQMNTPSQPRQFPAGPRAIHQQGGFRSLQHFYQNRAQPPASASRVQSNTTARPGPPAHVYPAASQVMMIPSQISYTPSQGAYYIPGQGRSTYVVPTQQYPVQPGAPSFYPGASPTEFGTYGAYYPAQGVQQFPAGVPTAQVIVSQQPPIPPKRERKTIRIRDPNQGGKDITEEIMSGARTSSTPTPPQAGSGLEPQANGETPHVAVIIRPDDRPKPALVVSKPVSLEPSKSASPSPPPPLIPEAEPVVLSDVTLVPMEPPGDADTKVEQGEAPPDPHQTFSAITTVPGAGELPLGPQPDTDTAAAAQEEEEEGVVEVEEEEEEEEEEEEAAVPLPEPTPQAPVPPEVPPAPVSPPLPAVPPVPAAPSPPPVVPQAPEAPAKPASPSPPPPREEPCPEPGAPEPSAEANGVLEELPEPLPEAPVCQPVPGAGAVPVPEPVPVPAPASPVAQPEELPLPNGVEGASKAEPGEEQPESDVSPISEPEEPAQPGTPTSPVAEEEEEESEGPAEAQERSSSPAPAPSQSLEATVQVAVSVPKKKRRMKELNKKEAVGDLLDAFKESQISDSASEAENKPPPAAPARETEDTAPTRPQEESEETWEEKEDKLAPEKGKAGEQKYRYKEEQWKPLNPEEKKRYDREFLLGFQFIFASMQKPEGLPQITDVVLDKPCVPSQANKTPLRALDPIRLSGMNCSPDFTPSFANLGRPVMGNRGLPSGLGPRRSQQSQRKEPRKIIATVSLNEDVKLNKAEKAWKPSSKRASEEEDPENIKTQELLRRVRSILNKLTPQMFQQLMKQVMELSIDTEERLKGVIDLVFEKAISEPNFSVAYANMCRCLMGLKVPTTDKPTVTVNFRKLLLNRCQKEFEKDKDDDEIFEKRQKEMDDASAPEEKARMKDELEEARDKARRRSLGNIKFIGELFKLKMLTEAIMHDCVVKLLKNHDEESLECLCRLLTTIGKDLDFEKAKPRMDQYFNQMEKIIKEKKTSSRIRFMLQDVIDLRQHSWVPRRGDQGPKTIDQIHKEAEMEEHREHIKVQQLMSKDKRRGPPGPSSSSGRSSLVADDGWNTVPISKGNRPIDTSRLTKITKPGSIDSNNQLFAPGGRLSWGKGSSGGSGAKPADSASDSGRPATSTLNRFSALQQSTPADSLESRRVVQRSSSSRDRSEKAGDRGDRESRSEKSGDRLERPERGERGERNRSAVTKRSFSKETEDRSREREKQGGPEAVRKAASMTEERDRSREPVKQEPAAPAASPKPTLSEEELEKKSKAIIEEYLHINDMKEALQCVQELGSPSLLYVFVRNGIESTLERSTISREHMGVLLCHLVKAGTLSKEQYYKGLREILEIAEDMEIDIPHIWLYLAELITPILQEEGIPMEELFREITKPLVPIGKATTLLVEVLGLLCKGMSQKTAGKLWRDGGLSWKEFLPEDQDVNKFVTEQKLEYTMGGDSSDTPSCKELTSEELCKQMDKLLKENPNNQRIYDWIEANLSEEQVSSNMFIRALMTSVCHSAIVFENPYRVDATVIRNRAKLLQKYMRDEQKELQALYALQALVVKLEQPPNLLRMFFDALYDEDVIKEEAFYKWESSKDLSEQQGKGVALKSVTAFFTWLREAEDESDNN from the exons CAAAGCTCCACAGCCCACAGGAGGAGCCCCGACAGCCCCGCACCCTGCCCCTTCTCCCGGACTTCCACAG TCGACGTTCCCACCCGCTCAGACGGCACCTGTGGTTTTTAACCCGGCACCGACCTCACAAATGAATACGCCTTCCCAGCCGCGACAG TTTCCAGCGGGGCCTCGTGCTATTCACCAGCAG GGCGGATTCAGGTCTCTCCAG catTTCTACCAGAACAGGGCCCAGCCTCCCGCCAGCGCGTCCCGCGTGCAGAGCAACACgacggcccggcccggcccccccgcaCATGTCTATCCAGCCGCGTCCCAGGTGATGATGATCCCCTCCCAGATCTCCTACACGCCTTCCCAAGGAGCCTACTACATCCCCGGACAG GGTCGCTCCACCTACGTCGTCCCGACCCAGCAGTACCCGGTGCAGCCCGGCGCCCCTAGTTTTTACCCTGGAGCCAGCCCCACAGAATTTGGGACTTACG GGGCTTACTACCCGGCACAGGGGGTGCAGCAATTCCCGGCGGGGGTCCCCACTGCCCAGGTCATCGTGAGCCAGCAGCCGCCGATCCCCCCAAAACGAGAACGCAAAACG ATCCGGATACGAGACCCCAACCAAGGCGGCAAAGACATCACTGAAGAAATCATGTCCGGAGCGAGGACCTCATCtacccccacccctccccag GCTGGAAGCGGTTTGGAGCCCCAGGCCAACGGAGAGACCCCTCATGTAGCAGTTATTATCCGGCCAG ATGACCGCCCAAAGCCCGCGCTGGTGGTGAGCAAGCCCGTCTCCCTGGAGCCCAGCAAGTCGGCGTCGCCGtcgcctccccctcccctcatCCCCGAGGCGGAGCCCGTGGTGCTCTCGGACGTGACGCTGGTGCCGATGGAGCCCCCCGGGGATGCGGACACTAAAGTGGAGCAGGGCGAGGCGCCGCCCGACCCGCACCAGACGTTTAGCGCCATCACTACAGTGCCAGGGGCCGGGGAGCTGCCCCTCGGGCCCCAGCCCGACACGGACACGGCGGCCGCGgcgcaggaggaggaggaggaaggggtggtggaggtggaggaggaggaggaggaagaggaggaggaggaagaagccGCCGTTCCCCTCCCGGAGCCCACCCCGCAGGCGCCTGTGCCACCCGAGGTGCCACCGGCACCCGTGTCCCCCCCGCTGCCAGCCGTGCCCCCGGTGCCGGCCGCGCCGTCGCCGCCGCCCGTCGTCCCGCAGGCCCCCGAAGCGCCCGCCAAGCccgcctcccccagccccccgccgccccgggaAGAGCCCTGCCCCGAGCCCGGCGCCCCGGAGCCCTCCGCCGAGGCTAACGGGGTTTTAGAGGAGTTACCCGAACCCCTCCCCGAGGCGCCCGTGTGCCAGCCGGTGCCCGGAGCCGGAGCCGTGCCCGTGCCGGAGCCCGTCCCGGTGCCCGCCCCAGCTTCCCCCGTCGCCCAGCCCGaggagctgcccctgcccaACGGGGTGGAGGGCGCCAGCAAAGCGGAGCCGGGCGAGGAGCAGCCCGAATCGGACGTCAGCCCCATCTCGGAGCCCGAGGAGCCGGCCCAGCCCGGCACCCCCACCTCCCCcgtggcggaggaggaggaggaggagagcgaAGGCCCCGCCGAAGCCCAGGAGCGGAGCTCGAGCCCGGCCCCTGCCCCTTCGCAGAGCTTGGAGGCGACCGTGCAAG TCGCCGTGTCGGTGCCAAAGAAGAAGCGAAGGATGAAGGAGCTGAACAAGAAGGAGGCGGTGGGCGACCTGCTGGATGCCTTCAAGGAG TCGCAGATCAGTGACAGTGCCTCGGAGGCAGAAAACAAgcctccccccgccgcccctgCCCGGGAAACGGAGGACACGGCCCCCACCCGGCCCCAGGAGGAGTCGGAGGAGAcgtgggaagagaaggaggacaAGCTGGCCCCGGAGAAGGGCAAGGCAGGGGAGCAGAAGTACCGCTACAAGGAAG AGCAATGGAAACCCTTGAACCCCGAGGAGAAGAAGCGATACGACCGCGAGTTCCTGCTGGGCTTCCAGTTCATCTTCGCCAGCATGCAGAAACCCGAGGGGCTGCCCCAGATCACCGACGTGGTGCTGGACAAG CCCTGTGTACCTTCGCAGGCCAACAAGACCCCGCTGCGGGCGCTCGACCCCATCCGCCTGAGCGGCATGAACTGCAGCCCCGACTTCACCCCCTCCTTCGCCAACCTCGGCCGGCCCGTCATGGGCAACCGGGGCCTG CCCTCAGGCTTGGGGCCGCGCCGCTCCCAGCAGAGCCAGAGGAAGGAGCCTCGGAAAATCATCGCCACCGTGTCCCTCAACGAGGACGTCAAGCTGAACAAGGCCGAGAAGGCTTGGAAACCCAGCAGCAAGCGCGCCTCCGAGGAGGAGGATCCCGAGAACATCAAGACACAG GAACTGCTCCGCCGCGTCCGCAGCATCCTCAACAAGCTGACGCCCCAGATGTTCCAGCAGCTGATGAAGCAGGTGATGGAGCTGTCCATCGACACCGAGGAGCGGCTCAAGGGCGTCATCGACCTGGTCTTCGAGAAGGCCATCTCGGAGCCAAACTTCTCTGTTGCCTATGCTAACATGTGCCGTTGCCTTATGGGG CTCAAAGTGCCCACGACAGACAAGCCCACGGTGACTGTGAATTTCCGCAAGCTGCTGCTCAACCGCTGCCAGAAGGAGTTCGAGAAGGACAAGGACGACGACGAGATCTTCGAGAAGCGGCAGAAGGAGATGGACGACGCCAGCGCC CCCGAGGAGAAGGCCCGCATGAAGGACGAGCTGGAGGAGGCGCGGGACAAGGCCCGGCGGCGGTCCCTGGGCAACATCAAGTTCATCGGCGAGCTCTTCAAGCTGAAGATGCTGACGGAGGCCATCATGCACGACTGCGTGGTGAAGCTGCTGAAAAACCACGACGAGGAGTCTCTCGAGTGCCTTTGCCGCCTGCTTACCACCATCGGCAAGGACTTGGACTTTGAGAAGGCCAAG cccaggatggACCAGTACTTCAACCAGATGGAGAAGATcatcaaagagaagaaaacatcatCCCGAATCCGTTTTATGCTCCAGGATGTGATCGACCTCAGGCAG cacagctgggtgcCGCGGCGAGGAGACCAGGGCCCCAAAACCATCGACCAGATCCACAAGGAGGCGGAGATGGAGGAGCATCGGGAACACATCAAAGTGCAGCAGCTGATGTCAAAGGACAAGAGGAGGGGACCGCCCGGGCCGTCCTCCAGCA GTGGCCGCAGCAGCCTGGTCGCGGATGACGGCTGGAACACGGTGCCCATCAGCAAGGGCAACCGGCCCATCGACACCAGCCGGCTAACCAAGATCACCAAG CCCGGATCGATCGACTCCAACAACCAGCTCTTTGCGCCGGGCGGGAGGCTGAGCTGGGGCAAAGGCAGCAGCGGGGGGTCGGGTGCCAAGCCGGCCGACTCAG CATCTGATTCAGGGCGACCGGCCACCAGTACCTTGAACCGCTTCTCAGCGCTCCAGCAGTCCACCCCTGCCGACAGCCTGGAGTCCCGGCGCGTGGTGCAGAG gagcagctccagccgCGACAGGTCAGAAAAGGCCGGGGACAGAGGGGACCGGGAGTCGCGTTCGGAGAAGAGCGGCGACCGCTTGGAGCGCCCCgagcggggggagcggggcgagAGGAACAGGTCTGCCGTCACCAAGAGGAGCTTCAGCAAGGAGACGGAGGACAGGAGCAGGGAACGGGAGAAGCAGGGCGGCCCCGAGGCCGTGCGCAAGGCTGCTAGCATGACGGAGGAACGGGACCGGAGCCGAGAGCCCG TAAAACAAGAGCCAGCAGCTCCCGCAGCATCGCCCAAGCCCACGCTGTCAgaagaggagctggagaagaaaTCCAAGGCGATCATAGAGGAATATCTGCACATCAATGACATGAAG GAGGCCCTGCAGTGcgtgcaggagctgggcagtCCCTCCTTGCTCTACGTTTTCGTGCGGAACGGCATCGAGTCCACGCTGGAGAGGAGCACGATCTCCCGCGAGCACATGGGCGTGCTGCTGTGCCACCTGGTGAAGGCGGGCACGCTCTCCAAGGAGCAGTACTACAAAGG GCTGCGGGAGATCCTGGAGATCGCCGAGGACATGGAGATCGACATCCCGCACATCTGGCTGTACCTGGCCGAGCTCATCACGCCCAtcctgcaggaggaaggcaTCCCCATGGAGGAGCTGTTCAG GGAGATAACGAAACCCCTGGTGCCCATCGGGAAGGCCACCACGCTGCTGGTCGAGGTGCTGGGCTTGTTGTGCAAGGGCATG AGCCAGAAGACCGCAGGCAAGCTGTGGCGGGATGGGGGCCTGAGCTGGAAGGAATTCCTGCCCGAGGACCAGGACGTCAACAAATTTGTCACAGAGCAG aAATTGGAGTACACGATGGGGGGGGACAGCTCGGACACGCCGAGCTGCAAGGAGCTGACCTCAGAGGAGCTGTGCAAGCAAATGGACAAACTGCTGAAGGAGAACCCGAACAACCAAAGAATATACGACTGGATCGAG GCCAACCTGAGCGAGGAGCAGGTCTCATCCAACATGTTTATCAGGGCCCTGATGACGTCCGTGTGCCATTCAGCCATTGTCT TTGAGAACCCGTACCGCGTCGACGCCACGGTCATCCGCAACCGGGccaagctgctgcagaaatacaTGCGGGACGAGCAGAAGGAGCTCCAGGCCCTCTACGCCCTGCAGGCCTTGGTGGTGAAGCTGGAGCAGCCTCCCA ACCTGCTGCGGATGTTCTTCGATGCCCTCTACGACGAGGACGTGATCAAGGAGGAGGCCTTCTACAAGTGGGAGTCCAGCAAGGACCTGTCggagcagcagggcaagggGGTGGCCCTCAAGTCGGTGACGGCCTTCTTCACCTGGCTGCGGGAAGCCGAGGACGAGTCAGACAACAACTGA